One segment of Thermus oshimai DSM 12092 DNA contains the following:
- the ileS gene encoding isoleucine--tRNA ligase — protein sequence MFKEVGEPDFPKLEEEILAFWKREKIFQKSVEARRGRPRYTVYEGPPTANGLPHVGHAQARSYKDLFPRYKTMRGYYVPRRAGWDTHGLPVELEVEKKLGLKSKREIEAYGIARFNEECRRSVFTYEKEWEAFTERIAYWVDLERAYATLHPTYIESIWWSLKTLFDRGLLYRDHKVVPYCPRCGTPLSSHELALGYKEIHDPSVYVRLPLKNPGALGLGRASLLIWTTTPWTLPGNVAAAVHPEFTYAAFQVGDEALILEEGLGRALLGEETPVLKTFLGKELEGLAYEPPYPQGLEKGYLVVLADYVSREDGTGIVHQAPAFGAEDLETARAYGLPLLKTVDEEGRLLVEPFQGLFFREANRAILKDLRARGLLFKEEQILHSYPHCWRCSTPLMYYATETWFIKNTAFKEELLKKNQEINWVPPHIKEGRYGEWLRNLVDWALSRNRYWGTPLPIWVCGACGKEEAMGSFAELRARAKGPLPEPFDPHRPHVDEVELECACGGTMRRVPYVIDVWYDSGAMPFASIHYPFENGEEFREAFPADFIAEGIDQTRGWFNSLHQLGVMLFGSIAFKNVICHGLILDEKGQKMSKSKGNVVDPWDIIRTFGADALRWYIYISAPPEADRRFGPNLVRETVRDYFLTLWNVYSFFVTYANLDRPNLKERPDPKVRPELDRWLLARMQDLVRKVTEALEAYDPTTAARALRDFVVEDLSQWYVRRGRRRHWKNEDALDREAAYATLWEALVLLSKLTAPFTPFLAEVLWQNLVRSVFPEEKESVHLSDWPEVDPALLDEELLLKMRAVLKVVDLARSARAKSGVKTRTPLPLLLATAPTPLEREGLRHFAGEMAEELNVKEVRVLEPGEEILTHRVLPNLPLLGKKYGKRVPGIRAALEKEAERAAALALKGAPIPLEVEGETLVLAPEEVILEAQAPEGYLALEKEGYVAALEVRVTEELRLEGLARDLIRHLQQARKEMGLKVSDRIRVAYRAEGPYREALERFKERIAEEVLALHFEAGEPQGFLTQLEDEEGKVAFGLERA from the coding sequence ATGTTCAAGGAAGTGGGCGAACCGGACTTTCCCAAGCTGGAAGAGGAGATCCTGGCCTTCTGGAAGCGGGAAAAGATCTTCCAAAAGAGCGTGGAGGCCCGAAGGGGGCGCCCCCGCTACACCGTCTACGAGGGGCCGCCCACGGCCAACGGCCTCCCCCACGTGGGCCACGCCCAGGCGCGGAGCTACAAGGACCTCTTCCCCCGCTACAAGACCATGCGGGGCTACTACGTGCCCCGCCGGGCGGGCTGGGACACCCACGGCCTCCCCGTGGAGCTGGAGGTGGAGAAGAAGCTGGGCCTTAAGAGCAAGCGGGAGATCGAGGCCTACGGCATCGCCCGCTTCAACGAGGAGTGCCGCAGGTCGGTCTTCACCTACGAGAAGGAGTGGGAGGCCTTCACGGAACGCATCGCCTACTGGGTGGATCTGGAAAGGGCCTACGCCACCCTGCACCCCACCTACATTGAGAGCATCTGGTGGAGCCTAAAGACCCTCTTTGACCGGGGCCTCCTCTACCGGGACCACAAGGTGGTCCCCTACTGCCCCCGCTGCGGCACCCCCCTTTCCTCCCACGAGCTGGCCCTCGGCTACAAGGAGATCCACGACCCCTCGGTCTACGTGCGCCTTCCCCTTAAGAACCCCGGGGCCTTGGGGCTTGGGCGGGCGAGCCTCCTCATCTGGACCACCACCCCCTGGACCCTGCCCGGCAACGTGGCCGCGGCGGTGCACCCCGAGTTCACCTACGCCGCCTTCCAGGTGGGGGACGAGGCCCTCATCCTGGAAGAGGGCCTGGGGCGGGCGCTTCTCGGGGAGGAAACCCCTGTCCTCAAAACCTTCTTGGGGAAGGAGCTGGAGGGCCTGGCCTACGAGCCCCCCTACCCCCAGGGGCTGGAAAAGGGCTACCTCGTGGTCCTGGCGGACTACGTGAGCCGGGAGGACGGCACGGGGATCGTCCACCAGGCCCCGGCCTTCGGGGCGGAGGACCTGGAGACGGCCCGGGCCTACGGTCTTCCCCTCCTGAAGACGGTGGACGAGGAGGGGAGGCTTTTAGTGGAGCCTTTCCAGGGGCTTTTCTTCCGCGAGGCCAACCGGGCCATCCTGAAAGACCTCCGCGCCCGGGGCCTCCTCTTCAAGGAGGAGCAGATCCTCCACAGCTACCCCCACTGCTGGCGGTGCTCCACCCCCCTCATGTACTACGCCACGGAGACCTGGTTCATCAAAAACACCGCCTTCAAAGAGGAGCTCCTAAAGAAAAATCAGGAAATCAACTGGGTCCCGCCCCACATCAAGGAGGGCCGCTACGGGGAGTGGCTGAGGAACCTGGTGGACTGGGCCCTAAGCCGGAACCGCTACTGGGGCACCCCCCTGCCCATCTGGGTCTGCGGAGCTTGCGGGAAGGAGGAGGCCATGGGGAGCTTCGCCGAGCTCAGGGCGCGGGCCAAAGGGCCCCTCCCCGAGCCCTTTGACCCCCACCGGCCCCATGTGGACGAGGTGGAGCTAGAGTGCGCCTGCGGGGGGACCATGCGCCGGGTGCCCTACGTCATTGACGTGTGGTACGACTCCGGGGCCATGCCCTTCGCCTCGATCCACTACCCCTTTGAAAACGGGGAGGAGTTCCGGGAGGCCTTCCCCGCGGACTTCATCGCCGAGGGGATTGACCAGACCCGGGGCTGGTTCAACTCCCTGCACCAGCTTGGGGTGATGCTCTTCGGCTCCATCGCCTTCAAGAACGTCATCTGCCACGGCCTCATCCTGGACGAGAAGGGGCAGAAGATGTCCAAGTCCAAGGGGAACGTGGTGGACCCCTGGGACATCATCCGCACCTTCGGGGCGGACGCGCTCCGGTGGTATATCTACATCTCCGCCCCCCCGGAGGCGGACCGGCGCTTCGGGCCCAACCTGGTGCGGGAGACGGTGCGGGACTACTTCCTGACCCTTTGGAACGTGTACAGCTTCTTCGTCACCTACGCCAACCTGGACCGCCCGAACCTAAAGGAGCGCCCCGACCCTAAGGTGCGCCCCGAGCTGGACCGCTGGCTCCTCGCCCGCATGCAGGACCTCGTAAGGAAGGTCACGGAGGCCCTCGAGGCCTACGACCCCACCACCGCGGCCCGGGCCCTACGGGACTTCGTGGTGGAGGACCTCTCCCAGTGGTACGTGCGCCGGGGCCGACGCCGCCACTGGAAGAACGAGGACGCCCTGGACCGGGAGGCGGCCTACGCCACGCTTTGGGAGGCCCTGGTCCTCCTTTCCAAGCTCACCGCCCCCTTCACCCCCTTCCTGGCGGAGGTCCTGTGGCAGAACCTGGTGCGGAGCGTCTTCCCGGAAGAGAAGGAAAGCGTCCACCTCTCGGACTGGCCGGAGGTGGACCCCGCGCTTCTGGACGAGGAGCTTCTCCTCAAGATGCGGGCGGTGCTCAAGGTGGTGGACCTGGCCCGCTCGGCGCGGGCCAAAAGCGGGGTCAAGACCAGGACCCCCCTCCCCCTCCTCCTGGCCACCGCCCCCACCCCCTTGGAGCGGGAGGGCCTACGGCACTTCGCCGGCGAGATGGCGGAGGAGCTCAACGTCAAGGAGGTGCGGGTGCTGGAGCCGGGGGAGGAGATCCTCACCCACCGCGTCCTCCCCAACCTGCCCCTTCTTGGGAAGAAGTACGGGAAGCGGGTGCCGGGGATCCGCGCCGCCTTGGAGAAGGAGGCGGAAAGGGCGGCGGCCTTGGCCCTAAAAGGGGCGCCCATCCCCCTGGAGGTGGAGGGGGAAACCCTGGTGCTCGCCCCTGAGGAGGTGATCCTCGAGGCCCAGGCCCCCGAGGGGTACCTGGCCCTGGAGAAGGAGGGGTACGTGGCCGCCCTGGAGGTCCGGGTCACGGAGGAACTCCGGCTGGAGGGCCTGGCCCGGGACCTCATCCGCCACCTGCAGCAGGCCCGGAAGGAGATGGGCCTCAAGGTCTCCGACCGCATCCGGGTGGCCTACCGGGCGGAAGGGCCCTACCGGGAGGCCCTGGAGCGCTTCAAAGAGCGGATCGCCGAGGAGGTCCTGGCCCTCCACTTTGAGGCGGGGGAGCCCCAGGGCTTCCTCACCCAGTTGGAGGACGAGGAGGGGAAGGTGGCCTTCGGGCTGGAGCGGGCCTAA
- the fsa gene encoding fructose-6-phosphate aldolase, which yields MELYLDTANLEEIREIAAWGVLSGVTTNPTLLAKAFLDRGLRPTEEDLRAHLRAICEAVGGPVSAEVTALEAPLMVEEGRRLASIHPQIVVKLPTTEEGLKACKTLSSEGIRVNMTLIFSANQALLAARAGAAYVSPFLGRVDDISWDGGELLREIVEMIAVQDLPVKVIAASIRHPRHVTEAALMGADIATLPHAVFKALLKHPLTDIGLKRFTEDWEKVKP from the coding sequence ATGGAGCTTTACCTGGATACGGCTAATCTGGAAGAAATACGGGAGATTGCGGCCTGGGGGGTCCTTTCCGGGGTCACCACCAACCCCACCCTCCTGGCCAAGGCCTTCCTGGACCGGGGCTTAAGGCCCACGGAGGAGGACCTTAGGGCCCACCTACGGGCCATCTGCGAGGCGGTGGGGGGCCCGGTCTCCGCGGAGGTCACGGCCCTCGAGGCTCCCCTCATGGTGGAGGAGGGAAGGCGGCTTGCTTCCATCCACCCCCAGATCGTGGTCAAGCTCCCCACCACGGAGGAGGGCCTCAAGGCCTGCAAGACTCTTTCCTCCGAGGGGATCCGGGTCAACATGACCCTTATCTTCTCCGCCAACCAGGCCCTCCTCGCCGCCCGGGCGGGGGCGGCCTACGTTTCCCCTTTCCTGGGCCGGGTGGACGACATCTCCTGGGATGGGGGGGAGCTCCTTCGGGAGATCGTGGAGATGATCGCGGTGCAGGACCTACCGGTGAAGGTCATCGCCGCCTCCATCCGCCACCCCCGTCACGTGACCGAGGCGGCCCTTATGGGGGCGGACATCGCCACCCTGCCCCACGCGGTGTTCAAGGCCCTCCTCAAGCACCCCCTGACGGACATCGGCCTTAAGCGGTTCACCGAAGACTGGGAGAAGGTCAAGCCATGA
- the rho gene encoding transcription termination factor Rho translates to MKKKESVQETSLSYQELSGKILPELHLLAQEAGIEGYKRMKKDQLIMALLERQTQGEGLRLVKGYLEISPDGYGFLTENLHNMDARVAIVSAGLIKQYALRAGDYLVGRARPPRENERYGTLLKVEAVNDLDPEVAKNRPRFDELIPQFPDRQIRLETTPDELSTRVIDLLAPIGRGQRGLIVAPPKAGKTTLLKKIANAVLKNEPDIKVIVLLIDERPEEVTDFRESVQGAEVIASTFDEPPQNHIRVAEFVHERAKRIVEEGGHVMILLDSITRLARANNLVTPPTGRTLSGGLDSAALYFPKRFLGAARNIRGGGSLTILATALVETGSRMDDVIFEEFKGTGNMELHLSRRLEERRIFPAIDILKSGTRREELLLGEEVVHKMWLLRKVLADMDPAEAMEMLLARLAKTKSNKEFLAALAAR, encoded by the coding sequence ATGAAGAAGAAGGAAAGCGTGCAGGAAACTTCCCTTTCCTACCAGGAGCTTTCGGGCAAGATCCTGCCCGAGCTCCACCTCCTGGCCCAGGAGGCGGGGATTGAAGGCTACAAGCGGATGAAGAAGGACCAGCTCATCATGGCCCTCCTAGAAAGGCAGACCCAGGGGGAGGGCCTGAGGCTGGTCAAGGGCTACCTGGAGATCAGCCCGGACGGGTACGGCTTCCTCACGGAGAACCTCCACAACATGGACGCCCGGGTGGCCATCGTTTCCGCCGGGCTCATCAAGCAGTACGCCCTACGGGCGGGCGACTACCTGGTGGGCCGGGCCCGCCCCCCACGGGAGAACGAGCGCTACGGCACCCTCCTCAAGGTGGAGGCGGTGAACGACCTGGACCCCGAGGTGGCCAAGAACCGGCCCCGGTTTGACGAGCTCATCCCCCAGTTCCCGGACCGGCAGATCCGCCTCGAGACCACCCCCGACGAGCTCTCCACCCGGGTCATTGACCTCCTGGCCCCCATCGGCCGCGGCCAGCGGGGGCTCATCGTGGCCCCCCCCAAGGCGGGGAAGACCACCCTCCTCAAGAAGATCGCCAACGCCGTCCTCAAGAACGAGCCCGACATCAAGGTCATCGTGCTCCTCATCGATGAGCGCCCCGAGGAGGTCACGGACTTCCGGGAAAGCGTCCAGGGGGCCGAGGTCATCGCCAGCACCTTTGACGAGCCCCCGCAGAACCACATCCGCGTGGCGGAGTTCGTGCACGAAAGGGCCAAGCGCATCGTGGAGGAGGGGGGGCACGTGATGATCCTCCTGGACTCCATCACCCGCCTGGCCCGGGCCAACAACCTGGTGACCCCGCCCACCGGCCGCACCCTTTCGGGGGGCTTGGACTCCGCCGCGCTCTACTTCCCCAAGCGCTTCCTGGGGGCGGCCCGGAACATCCGGGGTGGGGGGAGCCTCACCATCTTGGCCACCGCCCTGGTGGAGACGGGCAGCCGCATGGACGACGTGATCTTTGAGGAGTTCAAGGGGACGGGCAACATGGAGCTCCACCTCTCCCGCCGCCTGGAGGAGCGCCGCATCTTCCCGGCCATCGACATCCTGAAGTCCGGCACCCGCCGGGAGGAGCTCCTTCTGGGCGAGGAGGTGGTGCACAAGATGTGGCTTTTGCGCAAGGTCCTGGCGGACATGGACCCCGCGGAGGCCATGGAGATGCTCCTGGCCCGCCTGGCCAAGACCAAGAGCAACAAGGAGTTCCTGGCCGCGCTGGCGGCCCGCTAG
- a CDS encoding LysM peptidoglycan-binding domain-containing M23 family metallopeptidase, with translation MEINLSPSGLPKPVFPLPLPERAVEVASPVRKGWILYEVKPGDTLNALAARYRVDPKHILWSSGLTSDRLYPGQRLLIPLVGVEERPRRVPPGVEVYRVRPGDTLDTLSKRFGLTPLELISANPSLESLDRLVAGMELYIPKGARGLLLTLGEGQTLVDLAARFGLSPVAVARANGVEDPTELKAGDLVLLPGIQARTTYQNLLAKQEAERRARLEAERRRQEELRRLAEERRRQQALAQQRARQVQQAQTQRPQVRRVSYQEGAMRWPLSGFRITTYFGQRGVFQRFHTGIDLAAAYGTPIVAAKAGQVEVAGWSSVGYGFHVVLDHGGGVETLYAHMSRIAVRAGQWVEAGQVIGYVGSTGWSTGPHLHFEVRVGGVVRNPLAYLP, from the coding sequence CTGGAGATCAACCTTAGCCCTAGCGGGCTGCCCAAACCGGTCTTCCCCCTTCCCCTCCCCGAGCGGGCGGTGGAGGTGGCCTCCCCTGTGCGCAAGGGCTGGATCCTCTACGAGGTCAAGCCGGGGGACACCCTAAACGCCCTGGCGGCCCGCTACCGGGTGGACCCCAAGCACATTCTCTGGTCCAGCGGCCTCACCTCGGACCGCCTTTACCCGGGGCAACGCCTTCTCATCCCCCTCGTGGGGGTGGAGGAGCGCCCCCGCCGGGTGCCCCCCGGGGTGGAGGTCTACCGGGTGCGCCCGGGGGACACCCTGGACACCTTGAGCAAGCGCTTCGGCCTTACCCCCCTGGAGCTCATCTCCGCCAACCCTTCCCTGGAGAGCCTGGACCGGCTGGTGGCGGGGATGGAGCTCTACATCCCCAAGGGGGCCAGGGGCCTCCTCCTCACCCTGGGGGAGGGCCAGACCCTGGTGGACCTGGCGGCCCGCTTCGGCCTTTCCCCGGTGGCGGTGGCCCGGGCCAACGGGGTGGAGGACCCCACGGAGCTCAAGGCGGGGGACCTGGTCCTCCTTCCCGGGATCCAGGCCAGGACCACCTACCAGAACCTCCTGGCCAAGCAGGAGGCGGAGCGAAGGGCGCGCCTCGAGGCGGAGCGCCGGCGCCAGGAGGAGCTTAGGCGCCTGGCGGAGGAGAGGAGGAGGCAGCAGGCCTTGGCCCAGCAACGTGCCCGGCAGGTGCAGCAGGCCCAGACCCAGCGGCCCCAGGTGCGCCGGGTGAGTTACCAGGAAGGGGCCATGCGCTGGCCTCTTTCGGGCTTTCGCATCACCACCTATTTCGGCCAACGGGGAGTCTTTCAGCGCTTCCACACGGGGATTGACCTAGCTGCAGCGTACGGCACCCCCATCGTGGCGGCCAAGGCGGGGCAGGTGGAGGTGGCGGGTTGGAGCTCCGTGGGCTATGGCTTCCATGTGGTGTTGGACCACGGGGGCGGGGTGGAAACCCTTTACGCCCACATGTCGCGCATCGCTGTGCGGGCCGGCCAGTGGGTGGAGGCCGGGCAGGTGATCGGCTACGTGGGCTCCACCGGCTGGTCCACCGGGCCCCACCTGCACTTTGAGGTGAGGGTGGGTGGGGTGGTCCGTAACCCCTTGGCTTATTTGCCTTGA
- the pdxS gene encoding pyridoxal 5'-phosphate synthase lyase subunit PdxS, translating to MEKGTFQIKTGFAEMFKGGVIMDVTTPEQAVIAEEAGAVAVMALERVPADIRAQGGVARMSDPKVIKEIMAAVSIPVMAKVRIGHFVEAMILEALGVDFIDESEVLTPADEEHHIDKWKFKVPFVNGARDLGEALRRIAEGAAMIRTKGEAGTGNVVEAVRHARTMWKQIRYVQSLREDELVAYAKEIGAPLELVRWVHDHGRLPVVNFAAGGIATPADAALMMHLGMDGVFVGSGIFKSGDPRKRARAIVRAVTHYNDPEVLAEVSEDLGEPMVGINLDQLREEERLAKRGW from the coding sequence ATGGAGAAGGGAACCTTTCAGATCAAGACGGGCTTCGCCGAGATGTTCAAGGGCGGGGTGATCATGGATGTGACCACCCCCGAGCAGGCGGTGATCGCCGAGGAGGCGGGGGCAGTGGCGGTGATGGCCCTGGAGAGGGTCCCCGCCGACATCCGGGCCCAGGGTGGGGTGGCCCGCATGTCCGACCCCAAGGTCATCAAGGAGATCATGGCCGCGGTTTCCATTCCCGTGATGGCCAAGGTGCGGATCGGCCACTTCGTGGAGGCCATGATCCTCGAGGCCCTGGGGGTGGACTTCATCGACGAGTCCGAGGTCCTCACCCCTGCGGATGAGGAGCACCACATCGACAAGTGGAAGTTCAAGGTGCCCTTCGTGAACGGGGCCCGGGACCTGGGGGAGGCCTTAAGGCGCATCGCCGAAGGAGCGGCCATGATCCGCACCAAGGGGGAGGCGGGCACGGGCAACGTGGTGGAGGCGGTGCGCCACGCCCGCACCATGTGGAAGCAGATTCGCTACGTCCAGTCCCTAAGGGAGGACGAGCTCGTGGCCTACGCCAAGGAGATCGGGGCCCCCTTGGAGCTGGTGAGGTGGGTCCACGACCACGGCCGCCTTCCCGTGGTGAACTTCGCCGCCGGGGGCATCGCCACCCCGGCCGATGCCGCCTTGATGATGCACCTGGGGATGGATGGGGTCTTCGTGGGAAGCGGCATCTTCAAGTCCGGTGACCCCAGGAAGCGGGCCAGGGCCATCGTGCGGGCGGTGACCCATTACAACGATCCTGAGGTGCTGGCCGAGGTTTCCGAGGACCTGGGCGAGCCCATGGTGGGCATTAACCTGGATCAACTGA